Proteins encoded in a region of the Paramagnetospirillum magneticum AMB-1 genome:
- a CDS encoding response regulator yields the protein MKSCLIVDDSKVIRMVAKKILHELSFKTEEAEDGSAALEACKRSMPDAVLLDWNMPVMNGIDFLRALRQLPGGEHPIVVFCTTENDIEHIQEAITAGANEYIMKPFDSEILQAKFSQVGLL from the coding sequence ATGAAGTCCTGTCTGATCGTTGACGATTCCAAGGTCATCCGCATGGTGGCCAAGAAGATCCTGCACGAGTTGAGTTTCAAGACCGAGGAGGCCGAGGATGGCTCCGCGGCGCTTGAGGCCTGCAAGCGGTCCATGCCGGATGCCGTGCTGCTCGACTGGAACATGCCGGTGATGAACGGCATCGATTTCCTGCGCGCCTTGCGGCAGCTTCCCGGCGGCGAGCATCCCATCGTGGTGTTCTGCACCACCGAAAACGATATCGAGCATATTCAGGAAGCCATTACGGCGGGCGCCAACGAATACATCATGAAGCCCTTCGACAGCGAAATCCTTCAGGCGAAGTTCTCGCAGGTCGGATTGCTGTAG
- a CDS encoding chemotaxis protein CheW, producing the protein MNQLVPAGKRPGTELAAPETQDFVTMFIEGQLFGIPVLTVQDVLGPQKITRIPLAPREVAGSLNLRGRIVTAIDVRLRLGLKKRAEDKKGMSVVVDMGGELYSLMVDQVGEVLSLPAAKFERNPPTLDPHWRDFSIGIYRLDDKLLVVLDVGKLLDFTRNE; encoded by the coding sequence GTGAATCAGTTAGTTCCCGCTGGTAAGCGCCCTGGAACGGAGCTGGCCGCTCCCGAGACCCAGGACTTCGTGACCATGTTCATCGAAGGCCAGCTGTTCGGCATTCCGGTGCTGACGGTGCAGGATGTGCTGGGTCCGCAGAAGATCACCCGCATTCCCCTGGCCCCGCGCGAGGTCGCCGGCTCGCTGAACCTGCGCGGCCGCATCGTCACCGCCATCGACGTGCGCCTGCGCCTCGGCCTCAAGAAGCGGGCCGAGGACAAGAAGGGCATGAGCGTCGTCGTCGACATGGGCGGCGAGCTTTACTCCTTGATGGTCGACCAGGTGGGCGAGGTTCTCTCGCTGCCGGCCGCCAAATTCGAGCGTAATCCGCCCACTCTTGACCCCCATTGGCGAGACTTTTCCATAGGCATCTATCGTCTCGATGATAAGCTGCTGGTGGTGCTCGATGTGGGCAAGCTGCTGGATTTCACGCGGAACGAATAG
- a CDS encoding protein-glutamate methylesterase/protein-glutamine glutaminase, with amino-acid sequence MAIDSPSPATDSIRVMLVDDSAVVRGLVTRILEGEAGIQVVASVGNGQMALASLERNEIDVVILDIEMPVMDGLTALPKLLQIDPGLKVIMQSTLTLKGADVSLRAMQMGAADYIPKPTSTRDLAGGVDFKSELVTKIRALGQARRAGARPARPGGPPATRPVIASTSPRTPVPIHPPGPLQLRSNTPEPPDIIAIGSSTGGPQALFTVLGTMKAGTVRQPIVITQHMPATFTTILAEHIGRVSGWEAREAQDGEAIRGGRVYIAPGDFHMVVETKGTDKVLRLNKNPPENFCRPAVDPMLRSIAAAYGKRVLACILTGMGADGMKGGQAVVASGGTVIAQDEASSVVWGMPGAAATAGICSAVLPLPEIAPWIMKLAARR; translated from the coding sequence ATGGCCATCGATTCCCCTTCTCCGGCAACCGACTCCATCCGGGTCATGCTGGTCGACGATTCCGCAGTGGTCCGCGGTCTCGTCACCCGCATCCTGGAAGGCGAGGCCGGTATCCAGGTGGTCGCCTCGGTCGGCAATGGCCAGATGGCGCTCGCCTCCCTGGAGCGCAACGAGATCGACGTGGTCATCCTCGACATCGAGATGCCGGTCATGGATGGTCTGACGGCTTTGCCCAAGCTGCTGCAGATCGACCCCGGCCTCAAGGTCATCATGCAGTCGACCCTGACGCTCAAGGGGGCCGACGTCTCGTTGCGCGCCATGCAGATGGGAGCCGCCGACTACATCCCCAAGCCCACCTCCACCCGCGATCTGGCGGGCGGCGTGGACTTCAAGTCGGAACTGGTGACCAAGATCCGTGCCCTGGGTCAGGCCCGCCGCGCCGGTGCCCGTCCGGCCCGCCCCGGCGGCCCGCCGGCAACCCGGCCGGTGATCGCATCGACGTCACCGCGCACGCCGGTCCCCATTCATCCGCCCGGCCCGCTCCAGTTGCGCAGCAACACGCCGGAGCCACCGGACATCATCGCCATCGGCTCGTCCACGGGCGGTCCTCAGGCCCTGTTCACCGTGTTGGGGACCATGAAGGCCGGCACCGTCCGCCAGCCCATCGTCATCACCCAGCACATGCCCGCCACCTTCACCACCATCCTGGCCGAGCACATCGGCCGCGTTTCGGGCTGGGAAGCCCGCGAGGCCCAGGACGGCGAGGCCATCCGCGGCGGCCGCGTCTATATCGCGCCGGGCGACTTCCACATGGTGGTGGAAACCAAGGGTACGGACAAGGTGCTGCGATTGAACAAGAATCCTCCTGAAAACTTCTGCCGTCCGGCCGTCGATCCCATGCTGCGGTCCATTGCCGCCGCCTATGGCAAGCGCGTGCTGGCCTGTATCCTGACCGGTATGGGCGCCGATGGCATGAAGGGTGGTCAGGCGGTGGTCGCCTCCGGCGGTACGGTTATCGCCCAGGATGAGGCCTCCTCGGTTGTGTGGGGCATGCCGGGGGCAGCGGCGACGGCGGGCATCTGCTCGGCCGTCCTGCCGCTGCCGGAAATCGCTCCTTGGATCATGAAACTGGCGGCGAGGCGCTAA
- a CDS encoding CheR family methyltransferase: MRPEDFDFVAKLLKDRSGLVITRDKAYLLESRLTPVARKRGLKGLEDLVSGLRTAGEDLLREVTEAMTTNESFFFRDIKPFDQFKNVVLPHLLATRAAKKSFRIWSAASSSGQEAYTLAMVLKEEGAKLAGWKIEIVGTDISTEMLEKAKAGLYSQFEVQRGLPIQLLVKYFKKTAEMWQIDPAIRGMVQYREYNLLHDLKPLGQFDVVFCRNVLIYFDQPTKTRVLDNMSRVMPDDGFLYLGGAETVLGISDKFKPIPDQRGVYSTTRAPAGIGTTK, encoded by the coding sequence ATGCGGCCCGAAGATTTCGATTTCGTCGCCAAGTTGCTCAAGGACCGGTCCGGTCTGGTCATTACGCGCGACAAGGCCTATCTGCTGGAAAGCCGGCTCACCCCCGTGGCGCGCAAGCGTGGCCTCAAGGGCCTGGAGGATCTGGTTTCCGGTCTGCGGACCGCTGGCGAGGATCTGCTGCGCGAAGTCACCGAGGCGATGACGACCAACGAGTCGTTCTTCTTCCGTGACATCAAGCCGTTCGACCAGTTCAAGAATGTGGTTCTGCCCCATCTGCTGGCGACCCGCGCCGCCAAGAAGTCGTTCCGCATCTGGTCGGCGGCGTCGAGCTCGGGCCAGGAAGCCTATACCCTGGCCATGGTGCTGAAGGAAGAAGGCGCCAAGCTGGCCGGCTGGAAGATCGAGATCGTCGGCACCGACATCTCCACCGAGATGCTGGAAAAGGCCAAGGCCGGCCTTTACTCCCAGTTCGAGGTGCAACGCGGCCTGCCCATCCAACTGCTGGTCAAGTACTTCAAGAAGACCGCCGAGATGTGGCAGATCGACCCGGCCATCCGCGGCATGGTCCAGTACCGCGAGTACAACCTGCTGCACGACCTGAAGCCCCTGGGCCAGTTCGACGTGGTGTTCTGCCGCAACGTGCTGATCTATTTCGACCAGCCCACCAAGACCCGCGTGCTCGACAACATGAGCCGGGTGATGCCCGATGACGGCTTCCTCTATCTCGGTGGCGCCGAGACGGTGCTGGGCATCTCGGACAAGTTCAAGCCCATCCCCGACCAGCGCGGCGTCTACTCCACCACCCGCGCCCCGGCCGGCATCGGCACCACCAAGTAG